In bacterium, a single window of DNA contains:
- a CDS encoding sugar phosphate isomerase/epimerase, which yields MKVGMNLFLWTDDPVDESWLPLYGRLKEMGFDGVELPIFDPDPERFAALGRHLDDLGLERTAVTVCNPEHDPISPDPAVRSAATERLRLVVDCCEAAGVSTLAGPLYAAIGQFSGAGPTEEEWNGSVEVLGEVADHAAKHDIALAFEFLNRFEIYLLNTAADTARYVRDLDRPNVGIHYDTFHAHIEEKDSPGAVRANAAAIHHVHISENDRSTPGAGQVAWDATFDALVAGGYDGWLTIEAFGSALPSLAAATKIWRPMFEDEEKLAREGHDFIRREWAKRTG from the coding sequence ATGAAGGTCGGAATGAACCTCTTCCTCTGGACCGACGACCCGGTCGACGAGTCATGGTTGCCGCTCTACGGCCGTCTGAAGGAGATGGGCTTCGACGGGGTCGAGCTGCCGATCTTCGATCCGGATCCCGAGCGGTTCGCCGCCCTCGGCCGCCACCTCGACGACCTCGGCCTCGAACGCACGGCAGTCACGGTCTGCAACCCCGAGCACGACCCGATCTCTCCCGATCCGGCGGTGCGGTCCGCCGCGACCGAGCGTCTGCGTCTCGTCGTGGACTGCTGCGAAGCCGCCGGCGTGTCGACGCTGGCCGGGCCGCTCTACGCCGCGATCGGGCAGTTCAGCGGCGCGGGCCCGACCGAAGAGGAATGGAACGGCAGCGTCGAGGTGCTCGGCGAGGTCGCCGACCACGCGGCGAAGCACGACATCGCCCTCGCCTTCGAGTTCCTGAACCGCTTCGAGATCTATCTCCTGAACACCGCGGCGGACACGGCGCGCTACGTCCGGGACCTCGACCGTCCGAACGTCGGCATCCACTACGACACGTTCCACGCCCACATCGAGGAGAAGGATTCCCCGGGCGCCGTGCGCGCGAACGCCGCGGCCATCCATCACGTGCACATCTCGGAGAACGACCGCAGCACCCCGGGCGCCGGACAGGTCGCGTGGGACGCGACCTTCGATGCCCTCGTGGCCGGCGGCTACGACGGCTGGCTCACGATCGAGGCCTTCGGCAGCGCCCTGCCGTCCCTCGCCGCCGCGACGAAGATCTGGCGCCCGATGTTCGAGGACGAGGAGAAGCTCGCCCGGGAGGGCCACGACTTCATCCGCCGGGAGTGGGCGAAGCGGACGGGCTGA